A part of Periplaneta americana isolate PAMFEO1 chromosome 17, P.americana_PAMFEO1_priV1, whole genome shotgun sequence genomic DNA contains:
- the LOC138692810 gene encoding ankyrin-1-like isoform X2 — MTTESASCSEYYWPYNAVFCCMKFHAEQYFSTDIPLLEGDGGVKASELDARLWKAADLGDLDDLTLALEAGADVNFQHSSGTPLGRAARRGHVECVRRLLAHNADVGMKGRFNCKSCTPLCAAARNGHLEVMRTLLRSGADPKDGALLDAAEYGQLDAVILLLQEGAEVNSRTARGETPLMLAVQKGRLDHIRWVLEGVVDYYYYRGYCYNAVHYPYDAVEFLLNEHKAVDVLDLPELEKLRDALCRDDLPAVKELVQNAGKGDPAAERRLQLVRLLLEWEADPNLQDCDGACALHAATFDKDISCIELLLTRNAAVDILGSVYGNRLAPLHLAAGFYGSKAVVRTLLLAGADPNQLDENSRTPLHQAVSEGDATRVQLLLDAGANVQITDKEGKTPLHYTRTLDKAQLLVNAGADVRAQDFHGRTVLFAAADRQGEGACMDFLISQGADPHARDKNGISALDLALKRWHFEDDDGGIESVRALISHGVVPDKSDIKISFHNAIKRRYLGCAVALIHLGTSVEELLGGNTPLMTAVFCNCSLAVKLLLQEGANPNVECKGKTLLDIALLRGFKDSAKVLLEAGVLPRANVAFELQSKKTWTSYIDLHKGLMIQDKDGITATHFLCHSLQPLSLLERLLEDPTYAHVADVDGATGLHVLALGGANCGCNYARLLLQKGADVNAKDRDGLTPLHCTAFKGYFEMASLLLERGADPNLRDDNGRTALHIAAQYLPHHPTFVDLLLQNSANVEAATQEGWTALHSSTFSGNLVCAQMLVQHGADVNALTHEGATPLSLAKQEGYTACLEWLLEVGAQPTDVIHTPTWDLSKLFRNEAQYELRQEWKSEDLNPSDEDSDEDDFGFGLFD; from the exons CACTCCTGGAGGGTGATGGAGGTGTTAAGGCATCCGAGTTGGATGCACGACTGTGGAAGGCCGCAGACCTGGGAGACTTGGATGATCTGACCCTGGCACTGGAGGCGGGTGCTGATGTCAACTTCCAACACAGCTCTGGAACGCCATTGGGACGCGCAGCACGTAGAGGCCATGTGGAATGTGTCCGCAGACTGCTCGCCCACAATGCTGATGTGGGAATGAAAGGACGCTTCAACTGTAAGAGCTGCACACCACTCTGTGCTGCAGCACGCAACGGCCACCTTGAAGTGATGAGGACTCTGTTGCGTAGTGGTGCTGATCCCAAAGACGGAGCCCTACTTGATGCTGCAGAGTATGGCCAGCTGGATGCCGTGATATTACTATTGCAAGAAGGTGCAGAGGTGAACTCTCGCACTGCTAGAGGGGAGACGCCTCTAATGCTAGCCGTGCAGAAGGGACGTCTGGACCACATTCGCTGGGTGCTAGAGGGCGTGGTGGACTATTACTACTATCGTGGATACTGTTATAATGCTGTGCACTATCCATATGACGCTGTTGAATTCCTTCTCAATGAGCACAAGGCTGTGGACGTGCTGGACTTGCCAGAGTTAGAGAAGCTGCGTGACGCTCTGTGCCGCGACGATCTTCCGGCTGTAAAAGAGTTGGTGCAGAATGCCGGAAAGGGAGATCCAGCAGCAGAGAGGCGCCTGCAGTTAGTGAGGCTGCTGTTAGAGTGGGAAGCTGATCCCAATCTCCAGGACTGTGATGGTGCATGCGCGCTTCATGCGGCAACATTTGACAAAGACATATCCTGCATTGAGCTGCTGCTGACTCGCAATGCAGCTGTCGATATATTGGGCAGCGTGTATGGCAATCGCTTGGCACCATTACACCTGGCAGCAGGATTCTATGGCTCCAAGGCTGTGGTGAGGACTCTGCTGCTAGCAGGTGCAGACCCAAATCAGCTTGATGAAAATTCTCGCACTCCACTTCACCAAGCTGTCTCAGAAGGTGATGCTACAAGAGTACAACTGCTACTGGATGCTGGAGCTAACGTGCAGATAACAGACAAAGAGGGAAAGACGCCGTTGCACTATACCCGCACCTTAGACAAGGCACAGCTCCTTGTGAACGCTGGAGCAGATGTCAGAGCGCAAGACTTTCATGGTAGGACAGTTCTTTTTGCTGCTGCAGACAGGCAAGGCGAGGGTGCATGCATGGACTTCCTCATATCCCAGGGTGCAGATCCCCATGCCCGtgataaaaatgggatatcagcTCTGGATTTGGCATTAAAGCGCTGGCACTTCGAGGATGATGATGGAGGCATCGAGAGTGTCAGAGCATTGATATCACATGGTGTAGTCCCCGACAAATCAGACATCAAAATATCGTTCCACAATGCCATAAAGCGCAGATACCTTGGCTGTGCTGTGGCACTTATACATCTCGGGACTTCTGTGGAGGAACTGTTGGGGGGAAACACGCCATTGATGACGGCCGTGTTTTGCAATTGCAGTCTTGCCGTAAAACTTTTGTTGCAGGAAGGCGCCAATCCCAATGTGGAATGCAAAGGCAAGACACTCCTAGATATCGCACTTCTACGGGGGTTCAAGGACTCTGCAAAAGTGCTGCTGGAGGCAGGTGTACTCCCTAGGGCAAATGTTGCTTTTGAGCTGCAGTCAAAGAAGACATGGACCTCTTACATTGACCTGCACAAAGGGTTGATGATCCAAGACAAGGATGGCATAACTGCTACGCACTTCCTGTGCCACAGCCTGCAGCCATTGTCCCTTCTGGAGCGACTGCTGGAAGACCCCACGTATGCGCACGTCGCAGATGTGGATGGAGCAACGGGTCTGCATGTGCTGGCACTGGGAGGTGCTAATTGTGGCTGTAACTATGCAAGACTGCTGCTGCAAAAGGGTGCAGACGTCAATGCAAAGGACCGTGATGGACTCACGCCATTGCACTGCACAGCTTTCAAAG GGTACTTTGAAATGGCCAGTCTCTTGctggagcgtggtgctgaccccAACCTGCGAGATGACAATGGGAGGACAGCCCTGCACATTGCTGCCCAGTACCTTCCACACCATCCGACGTTTGTGGACCTGCTCTTGCAAAACAGTGCCAATGTGGAGGCAGCGACCCAAGAAGGATGGACAGCCCTGCATAGCTCTACATTCAGTGGGAACCTTGTATGTGCACAGATGTTGGTGCAACACGGGGCTGATGTCAATGCTCTCACACACGAGGGTGCCACACCTCTCAGCCTGGCCAAGCAGGAGGGATACACAGCATGTCTGGAATGGCTGCTAGAAGTAGGTGCACAGCCGACCGATGTCATTCACACTCCCACATGGGACCTGTCCAAACTGTTCAGAAATGAAGCACAGTATGAATTGCGGCAGGAGTGGAAATCTGAGGACTTAAATCCATCTGACGAAGACTCTGATGAAGATGACTTTGGTTTTGGCTTGTTTGACTAG
- the LOC138692810 gene encoding ankyrin-1-like isoform X1: MPSSTSPPIYTSNDALTNCLLDWILWLCSNELEICYAAIIWYPAGSGHITPATVLSTLAALLEGDGGVKASELDARLWKAADLGDLDDLTLALEAGADVNFQHSSGTPLGRAARRGHVECVRRLLAHNADVGMKGRFNCKSCTPLCAAARNGHLEVMRTLLRSGADPKDGALLDAAEYGQLDAVILLLQEGAEVNSRTARGETPLMLAVQKGRLDHIRWVLEGVVDYYYYRGYCYNAVHYPYDAVEFLLNEHKAVDVLDLPELEKLRDALCRDDLPAVKELVQNAGKGDPAAERRLQLVRLLLEWEADPNLQDCDGACALHAATFDKDISCIELLLTRNAAVDILGSVYGNRLAPLHLAAGFYGSKAVVRTLLLAGADPNQLDENSRTPLHQAVSEGDATRVQLLLDAGANVQITDKEGKTPLHYTRTLDKAQLLVNAGADVRAQDFHGRTVLFAAADRQGEGACMDFLISQGADPHARDKNGISALDLALKRWHFEDDDGGIESVRALISHGVVPDKSDIKISFHNAIKRRYLGCAVALIHLGTSVEELLGGNTPLMTAVFCNCSLAVKLLLQEGANPNVECKGKTLLDIALLRGFKDSAKVLLEAGVLPRANVAFELQSKKTWTSYIDLHKGLMIQDKDGITATHFLCHSLQPLSLLERLLEDPTYAHVADVDGATGLHVLALGGANCGCNYARLLLQKGADVNAKDRDGLTPLHCTAFKGYFEMASLLLERGADPNLRDDNGRTALHIAAQYLPHHPTFVDLLLQNSANVEAATQEGWTALHSSTFSGNLVCAQMLVQHGADVNALTHEGATPLSLAKQEGYTACLEWLLEVGAQPTDVIHTPTWDLSKLFRNEAQYELRQEWKSEDLNPSDEDSDEDDFGFGLFD, encoded by the exons ACGTCGAATGACGCATTAACTAACTGCCTGCTTGATTGGATCCTATGGCTATGCAGCAACGAGTTAGAGATATGCTATGCAGCCATAATATGgtatccagcaggcagtggacACATTACACCAGCTACAGTGTTGTCAACTCTCGCAG CACTCCTGGAGGGTGATGGAGGTGTTAAGGCATCCGAGTTGGATGCACGACTGTGGAAGGCCGCAGACCTGGGAGACTTGGATGATCTGACCCTGGCACTGGAGGCGGGTGCTGATGTCAACTTCCAACACAGCTCTGGAACGCCATTGGGACGCGCAGCACGTAGAGGCCATGTGGAATGTGTCCGCAGACTGCTCGCCCACAATGCTGATGTGGGAATGAAAGGACGCTTCAACTGTAAGAGCTGCACACCACTCTGTGCTGCAGCACGCAACGGCCACCTTGAAGTGATGAGGACTCTGTTGCGTAGTGGTGCTGATCCCAAAGACGGAGCCCTACTTGATGCTGCAGAGTATGGCCAGCTGGATGCCGTGATATTACTATTGCAAGAAGGTGCAGAGGTGAACTCTCGCACTGCTAGAGGGGAGACGCCTCTAATGCTAGCCGTGCAGAAGGGACGTCTGGACCACATTCGCTGGGTGCTAGAGGGCGTGGTGGACTATTACTACTATCGTGGATACTGTTATAATGCTGTGCACTATCCATATGACGCTGTTGAATTCCTTCTCAATGAGCACAAGGCTGTGGACGTGCTGGACTTGCCAGAGTTAGAGAAGCTGCGTGACGCTCTGTGCCGCGACGATCTTCCGGCTGTAAAAGAGTTGGTGCAGAATGCCGGAAAGGGAGATCCAGCAGCAGAGAGGCGCCTGCAGTTAGTGAGGCTGCTGTTAGAGTGGGAAGCTGATCCCAATCTCCAGGACTGTGATGGTGCATGCGCGCTTCATGCGGCAACATTTGACAAAGACATATCCTGCATTGAGCTGCTGCTGACTCGCAATGCAGCTGTCGATATATTGGGCAGCGTGTATGGCAATCGCTTGGCACCATTACACCTGGCAGCAGGATTCTATGGCTCCAAGGCTGTGGTGAGGACTCTGCTGCTAGCAGGTGCAGACCCAAATCAGCTTGATGAAAATTCTCGCACTCCACTTCACCAAGCTGTCTCAGAAGGTGATGCTACAAGAGTACAACTGCTACTGGATGCTGGAGCTAACGTGCAGATAACAGACAAAGAGGGAAAGACGCCGTTGCACTATACCCGCACCTTAGACAAGGCACAGCTCCTTGTGAACGCTGGAGCAGATGTCAGAGCGCAAGACTTTCATGGTAGGACAGTTCTTTTTGCTGCTGCAGACAGGCAAGGCGAGGGTGCATGCATGGACTTCCTCATATCCCAGGGTGCAGATCCCCATGCCCGtgataaaaatgggatatcagcTCTGGATTTGGCATTAAAGCGCTGGCACTTCGAGGATGATGATGGAGGCATCGAGAGTGTCAGAGCATTGATATCACATGGTGTAGTCCCCGACAAATCAGACATCAAAATATCGTTCCACAATGCCATAAAGCGCAGATACCTTGGCTGTGCTGTGGCACTTATACATCTCGGGACTTCTGTGGAGGAACTGTTGGGGGGAAACACGCCATTGATGACGGCCGTGTTTTGCAATTGCAGTCTTGCCGTAAAACTTTTGTTGCAGGAAGGCGCCAATCCCAATGTGGAATGCAAAGGCAAGACACTCCTAGATATCGCACTTCTACGGGGGTTCAAGGACTCTGCAAAAGTGCTGCTGGAGGCAGGTGTACTCCCTAGGGCAAATGTTGCTTTTGAGCTGCAGTCAAAGAAGACATGGACCTCTTACATTGACCTGCACAAAGGGTTGATGATCCAAGACAAGGATGGCATAACTGCTACGCACTTCCTGTGCCACAGCCTGCAGCCATTGTCCCTTCTGGAGCGACTGCTGGAAGACCCCACGTATGCGCACGTCGCAGATGTGGATGGAGCAACGGGTCTGCATGTGCTGGCACTGGGAGGTGCTAATTGTGGCTGTAACTATGCAAGACTGCTGCTGCAAAAGGGTGCAGACGTCAATGCAAAGGACCGTGATGGACTCACGCCATTGCACTGCACAGCTTTCAAAG GGTACTTTGAAATGGCCAGTCTCTTGctggagcgtggtgctgaccccAACCTGCGAGATGACAATGGGAGGACAGCCCTGCACATTGCTGCCCAGTACCTTCCACACCATCCGACGTTTGTGGACCTGCTCTTGCAAAACAGTGCCAATGTGGAGGCAGCGACCCAAGAAGGATGGACAGCCCTGCATAGCTCTACATTCAGTGGGAACCTTGTATGTGCACAGATGTTGGTGCAACACGGGGCTGATGTCAATGCTCTCACACACGAGGGTGCCACACCTCTCAGCCTGGCCAAGCAGGAGGGATACACAGCATGTCTGGAATGGCTGCTAGAAGTAGGTGCACAGCCGACCGATGTCATTCACACTCCCACATGGGACCTGTCCAAACTGTTCAGAAATGAAGCACAGTATGAATTGCGGCAGGAGTGGAAATCTGAGGACTTAAATCCATCTGACGAAGACTCTGATGAAGATGACTTTGGTTTTGGCTTGTTTGACTAG